In the genome of Bacillus sp. S3, one region contains:
- a CDS encoding S8 family serine peptidase gives MSKKNRNQKRKIATYALASALVLSNLGFVSPASAAYKPGDLEAKIKQLKQQQVRESFKSQAAAKNLRADLKATDKVRVIVEVDGQTPVEYATKQGKLYKELSEDKKSSLEAKAEGQQKSVKDKIKSKGVNINYKQKFTTAFNGFSGEIAYGDLDKIESISGVKAVYLANEYKRPEVKPNMKTSHQFVESRTTWEKTGYKGEGMVVAVIDTGVDPSHRDFTLTDKSKEGLTKEEVAKTVSENGMKGKFYTDKVPFGYNYYDQNDIILDLGPGASMHGMHVAGTVAANGDEANGGIKGVAPEAQVLGMKVFSNDPIYPSTWSDIYLAAIDDSIKLGADVLNMSLGDVAAFYQENNAEDLAIQRATANGIVCAMSAGNSNHIGDGWDNPYAKNPDIGVVGSPSLNPDGISVAASGNEAYLYEHNVTVEGLEGFISLGKGIDDWSKLAAANGGKLELASIGGKLGYPEDYKGVDVKGKVVLVPRGTLSFYDKTVNAANAGAAGIIVYNATNGFFYDNQGGWDVPFLLISGAEGKTLEEQVAKGQTFINVARANKTESPEMGRMTSFTSWGTTPSLELKPEITAPGGNIYSTVNNDKYTVMSGTSMAAPHVAGGSALVQQYLQKDDRFRTLSVAERTHLAKVLLMNTAKTIDDLNSQPFSPRRQGAGMMQTYAAVSTPAYFVNKATGDAKVELKDFQSKQFEMTFTIKNISKDKTAKYKVNTDVLTDTIQDFGDDIPEYNALIAGDMEGAKVVAPETVTVAPGESKDFTVSVDLTNAKIPGLDADENKTLLDLRKNIFVEGSVTLAGADKDTPNLTAPYVGFYGNWDEPQNIDGFTALGEERFFDLKYELGGGKVDVPDVLTDQDEYFASVVPEKNFIALSPNGDQYADDMNVLPAFLRNASEAQFNILDKDGKQLKRVKAESDVYKNAYDGGSGSAFSYKANRLWDGKVKGEVVKDGLYYYEIKTVIDYAGAKWQSKKIPVYVDTTAPKVKSTFDPEKSTVAWETTEDGTGTEEYWIFVNGEQVAAVDGKTTSYVLEEAPEKAIVQVVAWDYAGNYGYDTSAIGDVENPLIVITDGTKDADGEYVPNSPEPWGAYNTKEIPVKGFISDDIGLKTLKVNGKEVEFNQGEDGNFHFSTSVTFVKDGLYTIQVEAIDHSNKAFSIARKVFVDTTKPVITTDAPERVDKKVDKVSFNVKLEDNFNYLNFFVGEDHELEVPFVSPLDATNPLSKDYKVTVDLKEGENKVTLKATDLAGNETVKEIVINRKDADKVVKNGWSFENGAWFYYVKDTKATGWLNDGGKWYFLNKDGKMATGWLNTGGKWYYLNKSGAMATGWLKDGNTWYYLNKSGAMATGWLFDGGKWYYLENSGAMATGWKYVNGKWYFLYSSGAMAANTTIDGYKLGKDGAWIK, from the coding sequence ATGAGTAAAAAGAACCGCAATCAGAAACGCAAAATTGCTACATACGCATTGGCTTCAGCTCTAGTATTATCAAACCTTGGTTTTGTTTCACCAGCTTCTGCAGCCTATAAGCCGGGAGACCTAGAAGCAAAAATTAAACAATTAAAGCAACAGCAGGTTCGAGAATCTTTTAAATCTCAAGCTGCAGCTAAAAACCTAAGAGCAGATCTTAAAGCAACAGACAAAGTTCGTGTCATTGTAGAGGTTGACGGTCAAACTCCTGTTGAGTATGCAACGAAACAGGGTAAATTATACAAAGAGCTGTCTGAAGATAAGAAGTCTTCATTGGAAGCAAAAGCCGAAGGCCAGCAGAAATCTGTTAAAGATAAAATCAAATCTAAAGGTGTAAACATTAATTACAAACAGAAATTTACAACCGCTTTCAATGGCTTCAGCGGCGAGATAGCTTACGGCGATCTTGACAAAATTGAATCCATTTCGGGTGTTAAAGCTGTTTATTTAGCAAATGAATATAAACGTCCTGAAGTGAAACCAAATATGAAAACGAGCCATCAGTTCGTTGAATCCCGCACAACTTGGGAGAAAACAGGCTATAAAGGCGAAGGTATGGTAGTAGCGGTTATCGATACTGGTGTCGACCCATCTCACCGCGACTTTACATTAACAGATAAATCTAAAGAAGGTTTAACAAAAGAGGAAGTAGCAAAAACTGTTTCCGAAAATGGCATGAAAGGGAAATTCTATACTGATAAGGTTCCTTTCGGTTATAACTACTATGATCAAAACGATATCATCCTTGACTTAGGACCTGGTGCAAGTATGCACGGTATGCACGTTGCTGGAACTGTTGCAGCGAACGGTGACGAAGCAAACGGCGGCATTAAAGGGGTTGCTCCCGAAGCGCAAGTACTTGGAATGAAGGTATTCAGTAATGACCCTATTTATCCATCGACTTGGTCCGATATCTATCTTGCTGCGATTGATGATTCAATCAAGCTAGGTGCCGATGTACTAAATATGAGTCTTGGTGACGTCGCTGCTTTCTATCAAGAAAATAACGCAGAAGACCTTGCCATTCAACGTGCTACTGCAAACGGAATTGTTTGCGCCATGTCCGCAGGAAACTCTAATCATATTGGTGACGGCTGGGATAATCCATATGCAAAGAACCCTGATATCGGTGTTGTTGGGTCACCTAGCTTAAACCCTGACGGTATTTCCGTTGCTGCTTCTGGTAATGAAGCTTATTTATATGAGCACAATGTGACGGTTGAAGGACTTGAAGGATTTATAAGCCTTGGTAAAGGGATTGATGACTGGTCGAAATTGGCTGCGGCGAACGGTGGCAAACTGGAACTTGCCAGCATCGGCGGCAAGCTAGGCTATCCTGAAGACTATAAAGGCGTGGATGTAAAAGGTAAGGTCGTCCTAGTTCCACGCGGTACATTATCTTTCTATGATAAAACGGTTAATGCTGCTAATGCTGGTGCAGCAGGGATTATTGTTTACAATGCAACAAATGGCTTCTTTTATGATAACCAAGGTGGTTGGGATGTTCCATTCTTGTTGATTTCAGGTGCCGAAGGAAAAACACTAGAAGAACAAGTTGCTAAGGGACAAACGTTTATTAACGTTGCAAGGGCAAACAAGACTGAAAGTCCTGAAATGGGCCGTATGACAAGCTTTACTTCATGGGGAACAACACCATCCCTAGAGTTAAAGCCTGAAATTACAGCTCCTGGCGGAAATATTTATTCTACCGTTAATAATGATAAGTACACTGTTATGAGCGGTACTTCGATGGCTGCACCACATGTTGCCGGTGGTTCAGCGCTTGTTCAGCAATATTTGCAAAAAGATGATCGCTTCAGAACTCTTTCTGTAGCTGAAAGAACACATCTTGCAAAAGTATTACTAATGAACACAGCGAAAACGATTGACGATTTAAATAGTCAGCCTTTCTCACCTCGCCGTCAAGGGGCTGGAATGATGCAAACATATGCGGCTGTCTCTACACCAGCATATTTTGTCAATAAAGCCACTGGTGATGCGAAAGTAGAATTAAAGGACTTCCAATCCAAACAATTTGAAATGACCTTTACGATTAAAAATATTTCAAAGGATAAAACTGCAAAATACAAAGTCAACACAGATGTATTAACAGATACAATTCAAGACTTTGGCGATGATATTCCTGAATATAATGCGCTAATTGCAGGGGATATGGAAGGTGCAAAGGTTGTTGCGCCTGAAACAGTAACAGTTGCTCCGGGAGAGTCCAAAGACTTTACTGTTAGTGTAGATTTAACAAACGCAAAAATTCCAGGTCTAGATGCTGATGAAAATAAAACGCTTCTAGATTTAAGAAAAAATATTTTCGTTGAAGGCTCTGTCACTTTAGCGGGAGCAGACAAAGATACACCAAACTTAACAGCTCCATATGTAGGCTTTTACGGTAACTGGGATGAACCGCAAAATATTGATGGGTTCACAGCACTTGGTGAAGAACGCTTCTTTGATTTGAAATATGAGCTTGGCGGCGGCAAAGTTGATGTGCCGGATGTTCTTACAGATCAAGATGAGTACTTCGCATCTGTAGTACCTGAAAAGAACTTTATTGCTTTATCACCAAATGGAGATCAATACGCTGATGACATGAACGTTCTTCCGGCATTCCTAAGAAATGCTTCTGAAGCTCAGTTCAACATTTTGGACAAGGACGGCAAACAGCTTAAGCGTGTGAAGGCAGAATCTGATGTTTATAAAAATGCCTATGATGGCGGCTCAGGTTCAGCTTTCTCTTATAAAGCAAACCGCTTATGGGATGGTAAAGTTAAAGGGGAAGTCGTAAAAGACGGCCTATACTATTACGAAATTAAAACGGTTATTGATTATGCTGGCGCTAAGTGGCAGTCTAAGAAAATTCCAGTATATGTTGATACAACAGCTCCAAAAGTTAAGTCTACATTTGATCCAGAAAAATCAACAGTTGCTTGGGAAACAACTGAAGATGGAACAGGCACAGAAGAGTACTGGATTTTTGTAAACGGTGAGCAAGTTGCTGCTGTTGATGGTAAAACAACCTCTTACGTACTGGAAGAAGCACCAGAAAAGGCAATCGTACAAGTAGTGGCATGGGATTATGCTGGTAACTACGGTTACGATACGTCAGCTATCGGTGATGTGGAAAATCCATTGATTGTCATCACTGATGGTACAAAAGATGCAGATGGTGAATATGTACCGAATTCCCCTGAGCCATGGGGCGCTTACAATACAAAAGAAATTCCTGTTAAAGGATTTATCTCCGATGATATCGGCTTAAAAACGTTGAAAGTAAATGGTAAAGAAGTTGAGTTCAATCAAGGTGAAGATGGAAACTTCCACTTCTCGACTTCTGTAACATTTGTCAAAGATGGACTTTATACGATTCAAGTTGAAGCAATTGACCATTCAAATAAAGCATTCTCAATTGCGCGCAAGGTATTTGTTGATACAACGAAACCAGTTATCACTACAGATGCACCAGAGAGAGTAGATAAGAAAGTTGATAAAGTATCCTTTAACGTAAAACTTGAAGATAACTTCAATTACTTAAACTTCTTCGTTGGTGAAGATCATGAATTAGAAGTGCCTTTCGTAAGTCCTTTGGATGCAACAAATCCATTAAGCAAGGATTACAAAGTAACTGTGGATCTTAAGGAAGGTGAAAATAAAGTAACCCTAAAAGCAACAGACCTTGCTGGCAATGAAACAGTGAAGGAAATTGTCATCAATCGTAAAGATGCAGACAAAGTAGTGAAAAACGGCTGGAGCTTTGAAAATGGTGCTTGGTTCTACTATGTGAAGGATACTAAAGCAACAGGCTGGCTCAATGACGGCGGCAAATGGTATTTCCTAAATAAAGACGGCAAAATGGCAACGGGCTGGCTAAACACTGGCGGTAAGTGGTACTACCTAAATAAATCCGGCGCAATGGCCACAGGCTGGCTGAAAGACGGCAATACCTGGTACTACCTAAATAAATCCGGTGCAATGGCGACTGGCTGGTTATTTGATGGCGGCAAATGGTATTACCTTGAAAACAGCGGTGCAATGGCAACGGGCTGGAAATATGTAAATGGCAAATGGTATTTCCTATATAGCTCAGGTGCTATGGCTGCCAATACAACAATTGATGGCTATAAGCTTGGCAAGGACGGAGCATGGATTAAATAG